Proteins from one Leptonema illini DSM 21528 genomic window:
- a CDS encoding DUF1564 family protein — protein MNEQTCVDQEPYYRSRSTLLIPESYFKRFFWRSPYIKIGHWALASYLSGLMNDPELDYKLGFLERTGKWKKQYQEGEQNLVRVNFYPDDRDWGRLSAISNATGFSRCYIFVYLMLIAMGVLSLDDGGTPSVWEKDHWNPVVICTISVDAITRKLTRILQT, from the coding sequence ATGAACGAACAGACTTGCGTGGATCAAGAGCCATACTACCGCTCTCGCTCAACACTACTCATTCCTGAATCGTATTTTAAGCGGTTCTTCTGGCGAAGCCCCTACATAAAAATCGGACATTGGGCTCTTGCCTCTTATCTGAGCGGGCTTATGAATGATCCAGAGCTGGATTACAAACTCGGCTTCCTTGAGAGGACCGGTAAGTGGAAGAAGCAATATCAGGAAGGAGAGCAGAACCTGGTGCGTGTGAATTTTTACCCGGATGACCGGGATTGGGGGAGGCTGTCGGCGATTTCGAATGCTACGGGGTTTTCCCGGTGTTATATCTTCGTTTACCTGATGTTGATCGCAATGGGGGTACTCTCTCTGGACGATGGAGGAACTCCTTCAGTTTGGGAGAAGGACCACTGGAACCCAGTAGTCATCTGCACCATTTCGGTCGATGCGATCACCAGAAAACTCACGAGAATCCTGCAAACATAG
- a CDS encoding cation:proton antiporter — protein sequence MDHHGLTIIQDIGWSIVFAGVTAYLARLLKQPLLLGYIVAGAVLGPNIGIGIVKNEESIHLISEIGLLMLLFIIGLEIRLPDLMKLGKELFLLGVIQFVGSVAIGLLVFQLEIFKVGDGPYDTLYLAVATSISSTLIVVKLLQEKFEIKTVAGRITLGILVFQDLWAILFMGVQPNLSDPQPLTILRSFAGVAGLVVLSFSISKFVLTRLFSSASSSPELVLLTAMAWCFSVAGFASFTGLSLEMGALVAGMSIAAFPQGNDVISKVSGIRDFFITLFFVALGMKVPLPSLEMLGLAALLLVFVFVSRIITMVPTAYFTGTGLRAGLLSSLNLSQISEFSLVILTLGAGFAHVSTELQSLVLTAMLLGALTSTYTILFNAQLARMFMKLFATVGFREKGEKDRGDEEEGDHRDIVLLGCYRIAQGLLERLEREEPELVKRILVVDYNPSLRASLEQRGYKWVYGDLAHPESLHHSGIEEASLVICSISDVFLKGITNRRLLSVLKTLAPHAQHIMTCDDPHEAEELKADGAVHVVVPGWIAGHDLYEQVKPLV from the coding sequence ATGGACCATCACGGCCTGACCATCATACAGGACATCGGCTGGAGTATCGTCTTTGCCGGCGTCACAGCCTATCTGGCCCGCTTACTCAAGCAGCCTCTGCTTCTCGGTTATATCGTCGCCGGCGCCGTGCTCGGTCCGAATATCGGCATCGGTATCGTCAAGAACGAAGAGAGCATTCATCTGATTTCAGAGATCGGTCTGCTGATGCTGCTTTTCATCATCGGCCTTGAGATCCGCCTGCCCGATCTCATGAAGCTCGGCAAAGAACTCTTTCTTCTCGGCGTTATCCAGTTCGTCGGATCGGTGGCCATAGGCCTGCTCGTCTTTCAGCTCGAAATCTTCAAGGTCGGTGACGGCCCCTACGACACGCTCTATCTTGCCGTCGCCACTTCCATCAGCTCGACTCTGATCGTCGTCAAACTGCTTCAGGAGAAGTTCGAGATCAAGACCGTCGCCGGACGTATTACGCTCGGCATCCTCGTCTTTCAGGACCTGTGGGCCATCCTGTTTATGGGCGTGCAGCCGAACCTCAGCGATCCACAACCGTTAACCATCCTGCGTTCGTTCGCCGGCGTCGCCGGACTCGTCGTGCTTTCGTTCTCGATCAGCAAGTTCGTTCTGACGCGTCTTTTCTCGAGCGCATCAAGCAGTCCGGAGCTGGTGCTGCTTACGGCGATGGCGTGGTGCTTTTCCGTAGCGGGATTCGCCTCGTTCACGGGTCTTTCGCTTGAGATGGGCGCCCTTGTCGCCGGCATGAGTATCGCCGCCTTCCCGCAGGGCAACGACGTCATCTCGAAGGTATCGGGCATCCGCGATTTTTTCATTACCCTGTTCTTTGTCGCTCTGGGTATGAAGGTGCCGCTTCCGTCGCTTGAGATGCTCGGACTGGCCGCTCTGCTGCTTGTATTCGTCTTTGTTTCGCGCATCATCACGATGGTACCGACGGCCTATTTCACAGGTACCGGGCTTCGTGCCGGACTGCTCTCTTCGTTGAACCTGTCGCAGATCAGCGAGTTCTCGCTCGTTATCCTTACACTCGGCGCCGGCTTTGCTCATGTATCGACGGAGCTGCAATCCCTTGTGCTTACGGCGATGCTACTCGGAGCGCTCACGTCCACCTACACGATCCTGTTCAATGCACAGCTTGCGCGCATGTTTATGAAGCTCTTTGCCACGGTCGGATTTCGCGAAAAAGGAGAAAAGGATCGCGGCGACGAAGAAGAAGGCGATCACCGCGACATCGTGCTGCTCGGCTGCTACCGTATCGCTCAGGGACTGCTTGAGCGTCTGGAACGCGAAGAGCCCGAACTCGTTAAGCGCATCCTTGTCGTCGATTATAATCCGAGCCTGCGCGCCTCGCTGGAACAGCGCGGTTATAAATGGGTGTATGGCGACCTCGCACATCCGGAAAGCCTGCATCATAGCGGCATTGAAGAGGCCTCGCTTGTCATCTGCTCGATATCCGACGTTTTCTTGAAAGGCATCACCAACCGTCGCCTGCTTTCGGTCTTGAAGACGCTTGCTCCGCATGCACAGCATATCATGACCTGCGATGATCCACATGAGGCCGAAGAACTGAAGGCCGACGGCGCCGTGCATGTCGTCGTTCCTGGCTGGATCGCCGGACACGATCTTTACGAGCAAGTGAAACCGCTCGTCTGA
- a CDS encoding serine hydrolase domain-containing protein codes for MRNSVKMIGSMAALMLLGITQPEHAHQDQDKISRPSYKIGPEIESVRKQLTGVVEKYGGTADLPGISYEFYYLHEPVVVAGKELGPSSPVSIASTSKSFTSFAMLRLAREGKVDLDAPISRYLPDFAKHELDRRRPVTVRHLLQHRSGIPYAGGKGISVNGVYVPAPRVPAGRYFEYSNMNYELVATIMERVTGKPFKQLMEELVIRPLHLKNTHLAGHAHGSSGVVSTTSDMSAFADFLIQDYELYREGSFIQELARPPAGVPSTGNQDYYGLGWRVTLKNGEIFSMYHAGDWNQGVSLLMIYPQHAASFSYLANPPDYRSAAVQDVKGSMMAYSTLLAERLAKSTAQLPNPPRTPSARAPAKSYIGKYKSEYNGVTIKVMIRNNRLAIERAGQVIPLAPINDWEFQGDSQYLTYQFFFDEKNKVVGVTDYTSYYAKEEL; via the coding sequence ATGCGCAATTCCGTTAAGATGATCGGTTCTATGGCCGCTCTCATGCTGCTTGGCATCACACAGCCCGAGCACGCACATCAGGACCAGGATAAGATCAGCCGACCGAGCTATAAGATCGGCCCCGAAATCGAATCGGTTCGCAAACAGCTCACGGGCGTCGTTGAAAAATACGGCGGAACGGCGGATCTTCCCGGCATATCCTACGAATTCTATTACTTGCATGAGCCCGTTGTCGTTGCCGGCAAGGAGCTCGGCCCTTCGTCTCCTGTATCGATCGCTTCGACGAGTAAGTCTTTTACATCCTTTGCCATGCTTCGACTGGCTCGTGAGGGTAAGGTCGATCTGGATGCTCCGATATCGAGATACCTGCCGGATTTTGCAAAGCATGAACTGGATCGCCGCCGCCCGGTGACGGTGCGGCATCTGCTGCAGCATCGCTCGGGCATCCCCTATGCAGGCGGCAAGGGCATTTCTGTAAACGGCGTCTATGTGCCCGCACCTCGCGTTCCCGCCGGTCGTTATTTCGAGTATTCGAATATGAACTATGAGCTTGTGGCCACCATCATGGAGCGCGTCACCGGCAAGCCGTTCAAGCAGCTCATGGAAGAGCTTGTCATTCGTCCTCTTCATCTTAAGAATACGCATCTTGCCGGGCACGCACATGGCTCGTCGGGCGTCGTCAGTACGACGAGCGACATGTCGGCCTTCGCAGATTTTCTGATACAGGACTATGAGCTGTATCGCGAAGGTTCGTTCATTCAGGAGCTGGCCCGTCCGCCGGCCGGCGTTCCCTCAACAGGCAATCAGGATTATTACGGACTTGGCTGGCGAGTGACGCTCAAGAACGGCGAGATCTTCAGCATGTATCATGCCGGAGACTGGAATCAGGGCGTTTCGCTTCTGATGATCTATCCGCAGCATGCCGCTTCGTTTTCCTATCTCGCCAATCCGCCCGACTACCGATCCGCAGCCGTGCAGGATGTCAAAGGAAGCATGATGGCTTACTCGACTCTTCTTGCAGAGCGTCTGGCGAAGAGCACGGCTCAGCTGCCCAATCCGCCGAGAACACCTTCGGCGCGGGCGCCGGCAAAATCGTACATTGGTAAGTACAAGAGCGAATACAACGGCGTCACCATCAAGGTGATGATACGCAACAATCGTCTGGCCATTGAGCGAGCCGGGCAGGTCATTCCTCTTGCGCCCATCAATGACTGGGAATTCCAGGGCGATTCGCAGTATTTGACGTATCAATTTTTTTTCGATGAAAAAAATAAAGTTGTCGGTGTGACTGATTACACGTCCTATTACGCGAAAGAAGAACTCTGA
- a CDS encoding glycosyltransferase produces the protein MNIAIFTDTFLPKIDGIAVSVDHFCRLLADKGHKFTICCPKYSEGEEPDYGPAIQTYRFKNTSLPSYPDVKVVLPSQKKILKAVRDFNADIIHIQTPGLLGQYGVLASKMYGIPMVGTYHTLVSEQETYLSFYRLLKVDKLLDYFKADKKVKKRLEKLEKVEQIATGGLKKALIWKLTNKLYETCETIITPSEMIKQELLEHDVKKPIAVISNGMDFTLFRNGAVKEVPQRAPKLIHVGRISFEKNVEIVLRALALLKERFPGITLDVYGDGPALTSMKIEARHLGLLDDVTFHGFVSRETLPDVYPNYDLFLTASTMETQGLVVLEAMACGLPCVGVSAFALPELIQEGRNGFVVKPGHHIDMAERTERILKDPALYKAFSTQSLEIASEHNILECADRLEALYEKVIADYRSDRQKGPVYQPVHPGEEGGVIEQ, from the coding sequence GTGAACATCGCCATCTTTACCGATACTTTTCTTCCGAAAATCGACGGCATCGCCGTTTCCGTCGATCATTTCTGCCGTCTTCTGGCCGACAAAGGCCACAAATTCACCATCTGCTGTCCGAAATATTCGGAGGGCGAAGAACCCGATTATGGTCCGGCCATCCAAACCTACCGATTTAAGAACACATCTCTTCCGTCGTATCCCGACGTGAAGGTCGTCCTGCCATCGCAGAAAAAAATCCTGAAGGCGGTGCGTGACTTCAACGCCGATATCATTCATATTCAAACGCCCGGACTGCTCGGCCAGTACGGTGTGCTTGCCTCGAAGATGTATGGCATCCCCATGGTGGGCACATATCATACGCTTGTTTCAGAGCAGGAGACGTATCTCTCATTCTATCGTCTGCTCAAGGTGGATAAACTTCTCGATTACTTCAAGGCCGATAAGAAGGTGAAGAAGCGCCTTGAAAAGCTTGAAAAGGTCGAACAGATAGCGACGGGCGGCCTGAAAAAGGCGCTTATCTGGAAGCTGACAAATAAGTTATACGAAACCTGCGAGACGATTATTACGCCGAGCGAGATGATCAAGCAGGAGCTGCTCGAACACGACGTGAAGAAACCGATTGCCGTCATCTCAAACGGGATGGACTTTACTCTGTTTCGTAATGGTGCGGTGAAAGAGGTTCCGCAGCGTGCTCCGAAGCTGATCCACGTCGGCCGCATCTCATTCGAAAAGAACGTCGAAATTGTACTGCGGGCGCTGGCTCTGCTGAAAGAGCGTTTTCCAGGTATCACGCTCGATGTATATGGCGATGGTCCGGCGCTGACGTCGATGAAGATTGAGGCGCGCCATCTCGGCCTGCTGGACGACGTTACGTTTCACGGCTTTGTCTCGCGAGAGACGCTGCCCGATGTTTATCCGAACTACGATCTTTTTCTTACCGCTTCGACGATGGAAACGCAGGGCCTTGTCGTACTTGAAGCGATGGCCTGCGGTCTGCCTTGCGTCGGTGTGAGCGCTTTTGCTCTGCCCGAGCTGATCCAGGAAGGCCGCAACGGTTTCGTAGTAAAACCCGGGCACCATATCGACATGGCAGAGCGCACCGAGAGGATTCTGAAAGATCCGGCGCTGTATAAGGCGTTCTCGACTCAGAGCCTTGAGATCGCAAGCGAACATAACATTCTCGAATGCGCTGATCGATTGGAAGCGCTTTACGAAAAGGTCATCGCCGACTATCGCAGCGATCGTCAGAAAGGGCCCGTCTATCAGCCGGTGCATCCGGGGGAGGAAGGCGGCGTTATCGAGCAATGA